A part of Lutra lutra chromosome 2, mLutLut1.2, whole genome shotgun sequence genomic DNA contains:
- the DLC1 gene encoding rho GTPase-activating protein 7 isoform X4 codes for MKLEISPHRKRSEDSDEDEPCAISGKWTFQRDSKRWSRLEEFDVFSSNQDPAPGAPDDTPLKSAASHESMLTDLSERQEVASVLSLSSTGSLPVHAPRAGDTATPRTNSVISVCSSSHLVGHDDSFCSLPSPKELSSFSFGMKGHEKNAKSKTRSLLKRMESLKLKGSHHGKPKAPSKLGLIISGPILQEGMDEEKLKQLNCVEISALNGNHINVPAVRKRSVSNSTQTSSSSSQSETSSAVSTPSPVTRTRSLSACSKRVGMYLEGFDPFNQSTFNNVMEQNFRNRESYPEDTVFYIPEDHKPGTFPKALSNGSFSALGNNSSVNWRTGSFHGPGHISLRRENSDSPKELKRRNSSSSVSSRLSIYDNVPGSILYSSSGDLADLENEDIFPELDDILYHVKGMQRIVNQWSEKFSDEGDSDSALDSVSPCPSSPKQIHLDVDHDRATPSDLDSTGNSLNEPEEPSDIPERRDSGVGASLTRSNRHRLRWHSFQSSHRPSLNSVSLQINCQSVAQMNLLQKYSLLKLTALLEKYTPSNKHGFSWAVPKFMKRIKVPDYKDRNVFGVPLTVNVQRTGQPLPQSIQQAMRYLRNHCLEQVGLFRKSGVKSRIQALRQMNESAIDCVSYEGQSAYDVADMLKQYFRDLPEPLMTNKLSETFLQIYQCVPKDQRLQAIKAAIMLLPDENREVLQTLLYFLSDVTAAVKENQMTPTNLAVCLAPSLFHLNTLKRENSSPRVMQRKQSLGKPDQKDLNENLAATQGLAHMIAECKKLFQVPEEMSRCRNSYTEQELKPLTLEALGRLHHDAPADYQHFLQDCVDSLFKEVKEKFKGWVSYSTSEQAELSYKKVSDGPPLRLWRSTIEVPAMPEEILKRLLKEQHLWDVDLLDSKVIEILDSQTEIYQYVQNSMAPHPARDYVVLRTWRTNLPKGACALLLTSVDHDRAPVAGVRVNVLLSRYLIEPCGSGKSKLTYMCRADLRGHMPEWYTKSFGHLCAAEVVKIRDSFSNQNTETKDTKSR; via the exons ATGAAGCTGGAAATTAGTCCACATCGGAAGAGA AGTGAGGACTCGGACGAGGACGAGCCTTGTGCAATAAGCGGCAAATGGACTTTCCAGAGGGACAGCAAGAGGTGGTCCCGGCTGGAAGAGTTTGATGTCTTTTCTTCAAATCAGGACCCAGCCCCCGGGGCCCCCGATGACACCCCCCTGAAGAGCGCGGCGAGCCATGAAAGCATGCTGACGGACCTCAGCGAGCGCCAGGAGGTGGCTTCGGTCCTCAGCCTCAGCAGCACGGGCAGCCTCCCCGTGCATGCGCCCCGCGCTGGGGACACGGCGACACCCCGCACAAACTCAGTCATCAGCGTCTGTTCCTCCAGCCACTTAGTGGGCCACGATGACTCCTTCTGCAGCCTGCCCTCTCCCAAGGAACTGTCCAGCTTCAGCTTTGGCATGAAGGGCCACGAAAAGAACGCCAAGTCCAAGACGCGCAGCCTGCTGAAACGCATGGAGAGCCTGAAGCTCAAGGGCTCGCACCACGGCAAGCCCAAGGCGCCTTCCAAGCTGGGGCTGATCATCAGCGGGCCCATTCTGCAGGAGGGCATGGACGAGGAGAAGCTGAAGCAGCTGAACTGCGTGGAGATCTCCGCGCTCAACGGCAACCACATCAACGTGCCCGCGGTGCGCAAGCGCAGCGTCTCCAACTCCACgcagaccagcagcagcagcagccagtcGGAGACCAGCAGCGCTGTGAGCACGCCCAGCCCGGTCACCCGGACGCGGAGCCTCAGCGCCTGCAGCAAGCGGGTGGGCATGTACTTAGAGGGCTTCGATCCGTTCAATCAGTCCACATTCAACAACGTTATGGAACAGAACTTCAGGAACCGTGAGAGCTACCCGGAGGACACAGTGTTCTACATCCCGGAGGATCATAAGCCGGGCACTTTCCCCAAAGCCCTCTCCAATGGCAGTTTCTCTGCCTTGGGGAATAACAGCTCCGTGAACTGGAGGACCGGAAGCTTCCACGGCCCCGGCCACATCAGCCTGAGGAGGGAAAACAGCGACAGCCCCAAGGAGCTCAAGAGACGCAATTCCTCCAGCTCCGTGAGCAGCCGCCTGAGCATCTATGACAACGTGCCGGGCTCCATCCTCTATTCCAGTTCGGGGGACCTGGCCGACCTGGAGAACGAGGACATCTTCCCCGAGCTGGATGACATCCTCTACCACGTGAAGGGCATGCAGAGGATAGTCAATCAGTGGTCGGAGAAGTTTTCAGATGAGGGAGACTCGGACTCAGCTCTGGACTCGGTCTCTCCGTGCCCCTCTTCTCCTAAGCAGATACACCTGGATGTGGACCACGACCGAGCCACACCCAGTGACCTGGACAGTACGGGCAACTCACTGAATGAACCCGAAGAGCCCTCGGACATCCCGGAAAGGAGGGATTCTGGGGTTGGGGCCTCCCTGACCAGGTCCAATAG GCACAGGCTCAGATGGCACAGCTTCCAGAGCTCCCATCGGCCGAGCTTAAACTCCGTGTCTCTGCAGATTAACTGCCAGTCGGTGGCCCAGATGAACCTGCTGCAGAAATACTCACTCCTAAAGTTAACCGCCCTGCTGGAGAAATACACACCTTCTAATAAGCATGGCTTTAGCTG GGCAGTGCCCAAGTTCATGAAGAGGATCAAGGTTCCAGACTACAAGGACCGGAACGTGTTCGGGGTCCCTCTGACCGTCAATGTGCAGCGCACAGGacagcccctgccccagagcaTCCAGCAGGCCATGCGCTATCTCCGCAACCACTGCTTGGAGCAG GTTGGGCTCTTCAGAAAATCCGGTGTCAAATCCCGGATTCAGGCTCTGCGACAGATGAATGAAAGTGCCATAGACTGTGTCAGCTACGAGGGCCAGTCCGCTTATGATGTGGCAGACATGCTGAAGCAGTATTTTCGAGACCTTCCTGAGCCGCTAATGACCAACAAACTCTCAGAAACCTTTCTGCAGATCTATCAGT GTGTGCCCAAGGACCAGCGCCTCCAGGCCATCAAGGCCGCCATTATGCTCCTGCCTGATGAGAACCGGGAGGTCCTACAGacccttctttatttcttgagTGATGTCACAGCAGCTGTAAAAGAAAACCAGATGACTCCCACCAACCTGGCTGTGTGCCTAGCGCCCTCCCTTTTCCACCTCAACACTctgaagagagagaattcttcTCCAAG GGTAATGCAGAGAAAACAAAGTTTGGGCAAACCAGATCAGAAAGATTTGAATGAAAACCTCGCTGCCACTCAGGGTCTGGCCCATATGATTGCTGAGTGCAAGAAGCTTTTCCAG GTTCCTGAGGAAATGAGTCGATGTCGGAATTCCTACACGGAACAGGAGCTGAAGCCCCTCACTCTGGAAGCGCTGGGGCGCCTGCATCACGACGCGCCGGCTGACTACCAGCACTTCCTCCAGGACTGTGTGGACAGCCTGTTCAAAGAGGTCAAGGAGAAGTTTAAAGGCTGGGTCAGCTACTCCACATCTGAGCAGGCCGAGCTGTCCTATAAGAAG GTGAGCGACGGACCTCCTCTAAGGCTTTGGCGGTCCACCATCGAAGTCCCTGCCATGCCTGAGGAAATCTTAAAGCGCCTACTCAAAGAGCAGCACCTCTGGGATGTAGACCTGTTGGATTCCAAAGTGATTGAAATCCTGGACAGCCAAACGGAAATTTACCAGTATGTCCAAAACAGTATGGCGCCCCATCCTGCCCGGGACTACGTTGTTTTGAG